In Deltaproteobacteria bacterium PRO3, a genomic segment contains:
- a CDS encoding DUF1579 domain-containing protein produces the protein MNSIARCAALLALSLTLFVPGPSWGTDKDKKAQADAEMQAMMAKAKEAGTPGAGHEILKSFEGEWTVTSKSWMKPGDKPQQSAGTSTFSWVLGGRFLKQDFKGNWGGEDFTGLGYVGYDNVKKEYVSTWMDSMSTGIGQAKGQYDAATKTITDQGSFSCPIKGNVNFRSEWKILDKDKFSFSMYMPDANGKEFRSMEMLYKRAK, from the coding sequence ATGAATTCGATCGCGCGATGCGCTGCCCTTCTTGCCCTCTCACTCACCCTCTTCGTCCCGGGTCCCTCTTGGGGCACCGACAAGGATAAAAAGGCTCAGGCCGACGCCGAAATGCAGGCCATGATGGCCAAGGCAAAAGAGGCCGGAACCCCCGGCGCGGGCCACGAAATCCTGAAGAGCTTCGAGGGCGAATGGACGGTCACCAGCAAATCGTGGATGAAGCCCGGCGACAAGCCGCAGCAAAGCGCGGGCACCAGCACCTTCAGCTGGGTGTTGGGCGGGCGCTTCCTCAAGCAGGACTTCAAGGGAAATTGGGGCGGCGAGGACTTCACCGGCCTGGGCTACGTCGGTTACGACAACGTGAAGAAGGAATACGTCTCGACCTGGATGGACAGCATGTCCACCGGCATCGGCCAGGCCAAGGGCCAATACGACGCCGCAACCAAGACCATCACCGACCAAGGCTCCTTCAGCTGTCCGATCAAGGGCAACGTGAACTTCCGCTCCGAGTGGAAGATCCTCGATAAGGACAAGTTCTCCTTCAGCATGTACATGCCGGACGCGAACGGCAAAGAGTTTCGCTCGATGGAGATGCTCTACAAGCGCGCTAAATAA
- a CDS encoding DUF1428 domain-containing protein has translation MKYVDGFLLPVPKKNLQAYRRMAAKAGKIWREHGALDYKECVGDDLNIKFGLPFPKVLKPKPGETVVFSYIVYKSRAHRDRVNAKVMKDPRLACSMDPKNMPFDCKRMVYGGFKVLVDA, from the coding sequence ATGAAATACGTCGACGGTTTTCTCCTACCAGTGCCGAAGAAAAACCTGCAGGCCTACCGCCGCATGGCCGCCAAGGCCGGAAAAATCTGGCGCGAGCACGGCGCCCTCGACTACAAAGAATGCGTCGGCGACGACCTCAATATCAAGTTCGGCCTCCCCTTCCCCAAGGTGTTGAAACCCAAGCCGGGAGAGACCGTCGTGTTCTCCTACATCGTCTACAAATCGCGTGCCCATCGCGACCGTGTCAACGCCAAGGTCATGAAAGACCCGCGCCTCGCCTGCTCCATGGATCCGAAAAACATGCCCTTCGATTGCAAGCGCATGGTCTACGGCGGATTCAAGGTCTTGGTGGATGCCTGA
- a CDS encoding polyketide cyclase, which yields MLSKILIVLAVVAVLFVVVVALRPADFKVSRSLAVSAPPAAAFAQVDDFRLWETWNPWGKLDPAMKQSYSGSQSGAGAAYAWAGNSQVGEGRMTILESRPNERILIQLEFLKPFAATHTAEFTFKPEGDKTLVTWSMFGKNNFMAKAMGLFMNMDKMIGGQFEKGLADLKAVAEAPPRPQ from the coding sequence ATGCTCTCCAAAATTCTCATCGTCCTCGCGGTCGTCGCAGTCCTCTTCGTGGTCGTCGTCGCTTTGCGCCCCGCCGACTTCAAAGTCAGCCGCAGCCTGGCCGTCTCCGCCCCACCGGCGGCGGCCTTCGCCCAGGTCGACGACTTCCGCCTCTGGGAGACCTGGAATCCCTGGGGCAAACTGGATCCCGCGATGAAACAGAGCTATTCGGGCTCCCAGTCCGGCGCCGGCGCGGCCTACGCCTGGGCCGGCAACTCCCAGGTGGGCGAGGGTCGCATGACCATCCTCGAGAGCCGTCCCAATGAGCGGATCCTTATCCAGCTCGAATTTCTCAAGCCCTTCGCCGCCACCCACACCGCGGAATTCACCTTCAAGCCCGAGGGCGACAAGACCCTCGTCACCTGGAGCATGTTCGGAAAGAACAACTTCATGGCCAAGGCCATGGGCCTCTTCATGAACATGGACAAGATGATCGGGGGGCAATTCGAAAAAGGCCTGGCGGATCTGAAAGCGGTTGCGGAGGCCCCGCCCAGGCCGCAATGA
- a CDS encoding TetR/AcrR family transcriptional regulator: protein MAVKTETRDRMIQAALDLFHLQGVKGTSIDEVLARSATGKSQFAHYFKTKDGLVHAVLQYLHALIRDGKAGTGYRIRSWEDLEGWFDQYIRFQWEVHCERSCPMATIGNDLAADQELLRQDIRLFLEWSGGQLARFFAERKAAGELSAAADPDALAALCLTVMQGGMLLSKIRRDTTTFERAAEQALAYIRSLRKGS, encoded by the coding sequence ATGGCCGTTAAAACCGAAACACGCGACCGCATGATCCAAGCCGCCCTCGACCTTTTCCATCTTCAGGGCGTGAAGGGCACCAGCATCGACGAGGTCCTGGCGAGATCCGCCACGGGCAAGAGCCAGTTCGCGCATTATTTCAAAACCAAGGACGGATTGGTGCACGCCGTCCTGCAATATCTCCACGCGCTCATCCGCGACGGCAAGGCCGGGACGGGTTATCGAATCCGTTCTTGGGAAGATTTGGAAGGCTGGTTCGATCAGTACATCCGCTTTCAGTGGGAGGTGCATTGCGAGCGCTCCTGCCCCATGGCCACCATCGGTAACGACCTCGCGGCGGACCAAGAGCTGCTGCGCCAGGATATTCGCCTCTTTCTGGAATGGAGCGGGGGGCAGCTGGCGCGCTTCTTCGCGGAGCGCAAGGCCGCCGGCGAGCTGTCGGCCGCCGCGGATCCGGACGCCCTGGCCGCGCTCTGCCTGACCGTCATGCAGGGCGGGATGCTGCTCAGCAAGATCCGGCGGGACACGACGACCTTCGAGCGCGCGGCGGAGCAGGCGCTGGCCTACATTCGGTCGCTGCGGAAGGGGTCTTAA
- a CDS encoding PEP-CTERM sorting domain-containing protein, which yields MVTDLNGGVTADELAQSLAGSGVTISNVTFTGAPQAAGSFSGGNGIIGFSDGIILGSGSVSSVPGPNDEDGVTTDFGGPGDADLDPLTGGFPTQDAAVLEFDFVPQGGSVSFLYVFTSDEYNEFVASEFNDVFAFFVNGTNCALVGSDPVSINTINNGNPFGVGPSSHPELFINNDLEDGGGSIDTEMDGLTRVLTCTATVNSGATNHMKLAIADVSDGILDANVFIQAGSLSACEPQAEICNGLDDDCDGVVDNGCTGAGGALIEGAGCSLRAGTSGSAGLTVGLLAMASVFFAVRRAKSHSSNSGR from the coding sequence ATGGTGACCGATTTAAACGGCGGCGTCACCGCGGACGAACTGGCGCAGTCCTTGGCCGGCTCCGGCGTGACGATTTCCAATGTCACTTTCACGGGCGCGCCGCAGGCCGCGGGGTCCTTCAGCGGAGGCAACGGGATCATCGGTTTTTCCGACGGGATCATTCTCGGCTCGGGGTCGGTCAGCTCCGTGCCGGGGCCGAACGACGAAGACGGCGTCACGACGGATTTCGGCGGGCCGGGCGACGCCGACCTCGATCCGCTGACCGGCGGATTCCCGACTCAGGACGCCGCCGTCCTTGAATTCGACTTCGTCCCGCAGGGGGGATCGGTCTCCTTCCTCTACGTTTTTACCTCGGACGAATACAACGAGTTCGTCGCCTCCGAGTTCAACGACGTCTTCGCCTTTTTCGTTAACGGGACGAACTGCGCTTTGGTGGGGTCGGATCCGGTTTCGATCAACACGATCAACAACGGGAATCCCTTCGGCGTCGGTCCCTCGTCGCACCCCGAGCTCTTCATCAACAACGACTTGGAAGACGGCGGCGGTTCCATCGACACCGAGATGGATGGGCTCACCCGGGTGCTCACCTGCACCGCGACGGTCAACTCCGGCGCGACCAATCACATGAAGCTGGCCATCGCCGACGTCAGTGACGGGATCTTGGACGCCAACGTCTTCATCCAGGCGGGAAGCTTGAGCGCCTGCGAGCCTCAAGCGGAAATCTGCAACGGCCTAGACGACGACTGCGACGGCGTCGTGGACAACGGTTGCACGGGGGCCGGCGGCGCGCTGATCGAGGGCGCGGGTTGTTCCTTGAGGGCGGGCACGTCGGGCTCGGCGGGTTTAACGGTGGGGCTCTTGGCTATGGCGTCGGTTTTTTTCGCCGTCAGGCGGGCGAAGAGTCATTCATCGAACTCCGGTCGATAA
- a CDS encoding methyltransferase domain-containing protein, producing MPPNMTGREKSLEIQPELIQNIHWGFYKTQVLASAVEVDVFTSIHAGNATVEKIARGTGLPLRSARMLLDALVGMGLLGKTRGLYKLEPEAKAFLVRGESNFLGAALQFDDFSRQGWTSLTEALRLGRPVGTAQAAGDRKAFFQELVKRIFPVSYASGVALCKKLGVGKTLRGQRVLDVGCGSAAWSIAFALADPTTKVVGIDYPEVIEVAQGYVQRFRLQKNYEFREGDFHQLPFEAEGYDLVILGHICHMEGEAATRKLLKKSFDALKPGGKLLVAEFIANDLRTGPELPLLFALNMLLHTEHGDVFTAKELKRWLNFVGFKKVAALAVQYPASVMVATK from the coding sequence ATGCCCCCTAATATGACCGGTAGGGAGAAGTCGCTCGAGATTCAACCCGAGCTCATTCAAAACATCCATTGGGGTTTCTACAAAACTCAGGTGCTCGCCAGCGCCGTCGAGGTGGACGTCTTCACCAGCATCCACGCCGGCAACGCCACCGTCGAAAAGATCGCCCGCGGCACCGGCCTGCCGCTTCGCTCCGCCCGCATGCTGCTCGACGCCCTGGTCGGCATGGGGCTGCTCGGCAAGACCCGCGGCCTCTACAAGCTCGAGCCCGAGGCCAAGGCCTTCCTGGTGCGCGGCGAATCCAATTTCCTGGGCGCCGCCCTGCAATTCGACGACTTCAGCCGCCAGGGCTGGACCAGCCTCACCGAGGCGCTCCGCCTGGGCAGGCCCGTCGGCACCGCGCAGGCCGCCGGCGATCGCAAGGCCTTCTTCCAAGAATTGGTGAAGCGGATTTTTCCCGTCTCCTACGCCTCGGGCGTCGCGCTCTGCAAGAAGCTCGGCGTCGGCAAGACGCTGCGCGGCCAGCGCGTCCTCGACGTCGGCTGCGGCTCGGCGGCCTGGTCGATCGCCTTCGCCCTGGCCGATCCCACCACTAAAGTGGTCGGAATCGATTACCCCGAGGTCATTGAGGTCGCCCAGGGTTACGTCCAGCGCTTCCGCCTGCAGAAGAACTACGAGTTCCGGGAGGGCGATTTCCACCAGCTGCCCTTCGAGGCCGAGGGCTACGACTTGGTCATCCTCGGGCACATCTGCCATATGGAAGGGGAGGCGGCCACCCGCAAGCTGCTCAAGAAGTCCTTCGACGCCCTCAAGCCCGGCGGCAAGCTGCTCGTCGCCGAGTTCATCGCCAACGACCTGCGCACCGGGCCCGAGCTGCCCTTGCTCTTCGCCCTCAACATGCTGCTGCACACCGAGCACGGCGACGTCTTCACCGCCAAAGAGCTGAAGCGCTGGCTGAATTTCGTCGGCTTCAAGAAGGTCGCCGCCCTGGCGGTGCAGTACCCGGCCAGCGTGATGGTCGCCACCAAGTAA
- the mtgA gene encoding monofunctional biosynthetic peptidoglycan transglycosylase codes for MTKSKKTLGPWKGLALALAALLGVEAFVLASGMAENAWLARRNPSGTAFTRRHAWENGQQVVLQWRPLGEISDHLKRAILVSEDDAFFEHEGVDFKELKSSWELNQKKRKTLRGGSTISMQLVKNLYFSKAKNFLRKANEILLTLDLERRLGKDRILELYLNVVEFGPGVYGAENAARYYFQKGADRLSAAEAAYLAAILPNPAYLTTRNTRRAQRRKNIILRRMSGRPLPPEVR; via the coding sequence ATGACAAAGTCCAAGAAAACCCTCGGTCCCTGGAAAGGCCTCGCGCTGGCCCTCGCGGCCCTGCTGGGCGTCGAGGCCTTCGTCCTGGCCTCGGGGATGGCGGAAAACGCCTGGCTGGCCCGGCGAAACCCTTCCGGCACGGCCTTCACCCGTCGCCACGCCTGGGAGAACGGACAGCAGGTCGTCTTGCAATGGCGGCCCTTGGGCGAGATCTCCGACCACTTGAAGCGCGCGATCCTGGTCTCGGAGGACGACGCCTTCTTCGAGCACGAGGGCGTGGACTTCAAGGAGCTGAAGTCGAGCTGGGAGCTCAACCAAAAAAAGCGGAAGACACTGCGCGGCGGCTCGACGATCAGCATGCAGCTGGTCAAGAATCTCTATTTCTCGAAGGCGAAGAACTTCCTGCGCAAGGCCAACGAGATCCTCCTCACCCTCGACCTCGAGCGGCGCCTGGGCAAGGACCGCATCCTCGAGCTCTACCTGAACGTCGTCGAGTTCGGCCCGGGGGTCTACGGGGCCGAGAACGCCGCGCGCTATTATTTCCAAAAGGGCGCCGACCGGCTTTCGGCCGCGGAGGCCGCCTACCTCGCGGCGATCCTGCCGAACCCGGCCTACCTCACCACGCGCAACACGCGCCGAGCCCAGCGGAGAAAGAACATCATTTTGCGAAGGATGTCGGGCCGGCCCCTGCCGCCCGAGGTACGTTGA